The proteins below are encoded in one region of Streptomyces ficellus:
- a CDS encoding DUF6411 family protein: MIIAAVIGVCVVLAVLAFLVPRLSHHPQHGAQRSLGAGARAGGKAPGPLGRLFSKPFHSSSRAVGRSGSAGRRARRRMPF, translated from the coding sequence ATGATCATCGCCGCCGTCATTGGAGTGTGTGTCGTTCTGGCCGTCCTGGCTTTCCTCGTTCCCCGGCTTTCCCACCATCCGCAGCACGGTGCCCAGCGTTCGCTCGGCGCCGGAGCGCGCGCCGGTGGCAAGGCCCCGGGCCCGCTCGGCCGGCTGTTCAGCAAGCCGTTCCACTCCAGCTCCCGCGCCGTGGGCCGCAGTGGTTCCGCCGGCCGACGCGCGCGTCGCCGCATGCCGTTCTGA